In one window of Shewanella goraebulensis DNA:
- a CDS encoding YbaY family lipoprotein — MKNGFKAMVFGVITLILTACVTVTPDEPVVINGYAGYLERVTLPAGCRIDIAIIDLNTPGLIISQKNFDIARAPVPFKFTLPADSIDDDIEYGVVAMISYQGQVIFQTYDKFPVVNNDKFTTEVIMKQVER, encoded by the coding sequence ATGAAGAATGGTTTTAAAGCAATGGTCTTTGGGGTAATAACTCTAATATTGACGGCATGCGTCACTGTCACGCCTGATGAGCCAGTTGTTATTAATGGCTATGCTGGCTATTTAGAGCGGGTTACTCTTCCTGCTGGCTGCCGAATTGATATTGCAATTATTGACTTAAATACGCCCGGCTTGATTATTTCGCAGAAAAACTTTGATATCGCTCGTGCTCCTGTGCCATTTAAATTTACGTTACCTGCGGACAGCATAGATGATGATATTGAATACGGTGTAGTGGCAATGATTTCATATCAAGGGCAAGTGATCTTTCAAACCTATGATAAATTTCCTGTTGTAAATAACGATAAATTCACTACCGAAGTTATTATGAAGCAAGTTGAACGTTAA
- the tesB gene encoding acyl-CoA thioesterase II gives MSQVLNDLLSLLSLEQIELGLYRGQSQDLGFGHVFGGQVMGQALSAAKQTVSEDRHVHSLHSYFLRAGDEKLPIVYDVENMRDGGSFSARRVKAIQKGRPIFYMTCSFQTPEAGYDHQAIMPDVPGPEGLLNQQELALTMRDKVPAKILEKFMADSPIEMRLVNPVHPIAPDSTEPKRYTWMRASGDIPTDHSVQEYLLAYASDFNFLVTAAQPHGVSFLTPGMRMATIDHAMWFHRPFNFSDWLLYSVESTNASGGRGFVKGQFFDQQGRLVASATQEGLLRMTKG, from the coding sequence ATGAGTCAGGTATTAAATGATTTACTTTCATTATTGTCACTAGAACAAATAGAGCTTGGTCTGTATCGTGGCCAAAGTCAGGATTTGGGATTTGGCCATGTGTTTGGTGGACAAGTAATGGGGCAAGCATTAAGCGCTGCAAAACAAACTGTTAGCGAAGATAGGCATGTGCATTCGTTGCATTCATATTTCTTACGCGCTGGTGATGAGAAATTGCCAATTGTTTATGATGTGGAGAATATGCGTGACGGTGGCAGTTTTAGTGCAAGGCGAGTGAAGGCGATTCAAAAAGGTCGACCAATTTTTTATATGACTTGCTCATTTCAAACGCCCGAAGCTGGATATGACCATCAGGCGATCATGCCTGACGTTCCTGGACCAGAAGGCTTATTGAACCAGCAAGAATTGGCGCTGACGATGCGTGATAAAGTGCCGGCAAAAATACTAGAAAAGTTCATGGCTGATTCACCGATTGAAATGCGTTTGGTTAACCCTGTGCATCCAATTGCGCCAGACTCGACTGAACCTAAGCGATATACTTGGATGCGCGCCAGTGGCGATATCCCAACAGATCATAGCGTACAAGAATATTTGTTGGCTTATGCCTCAGATTTTAATTTTCTAGTCACAGCTGCACAGCCACATGGGGTATCATTTTTAACGCCAGGTATGAGAATGGCAACCATAGATCATGCGATGTGGTTCCATAGACCATTTAATTTTTCAGACTGGTTGCTTTATAGTGTTGAAAGTACCAATGCTAGTGGCGGTCGTGGTTTTGTTAAAGGGCAGTTTTTTGATCAACAAGGGCGTTTGGTTGCTTCAGCAACTCAAGAAGGCCTATTAAGAATGACGAAAGGGTAA
- a CDS encoding 1,4-dihydroxy-2-naphthoate polyprenyltransferase yields the protein MQSWILAIRPRTLPAAIGPLLIGNILALHLEQFSFTIACISMLCAILLQIAVNLANDYFDFKNGIDTDERVGPVRVTQSGMISPNSVRNAMILCLVLALLVGSALIVHGGWPIAVLAVAALLGAVCYSGGPYPLASHGLGEVAAFVFFGLVAVVGSYYIQAGDTSTSAWLLGSAIGMFNAAIMLVNNTRDIQTDTKAGKNTLAVRIGQAQARVLYQALVYLPFGIIIGGFLMGYLPGIPVLLAGLSLVYARQLSGEFSNTSGEALNPILGRTAKLTMIFSFLFSIGLVIN from the coding sequence ATGCAATCTTGGATTTTAGCTATTCGACCACGCACCCTACCCGCTGCAATTGGTCCTTTATTAATTGGTAATATTCTAGCGCTGCACCTAGAACAATTTAGTTTTACAATTGCATGTATCTCTATGTTGTGTGCCATTTTATTACAAATAGCAGTTAACCTAGCCAACGATTATTTCGACTTTAAGAACGGTATTGATACTGATGAGCGTGTCGGCCCTGTTCGTGTAACCCAAAGCGGTATGATTTCACCTAATAGCGTACGTAATGCCATGATATTGTGTCTTGTATTAGCATTACTTGTTGGTTCAGCATTGATTGTGCACGGTGGTTGGCCTATCGCCGTTTTAGCCGTTGCAGCATTACTTGGCGCTGTTTGTTATAGCGGTGGACCATACCCGCTTGCATCTCATGGACTAGGTGAAGTTGCAGCATTCGTATTTTTCGGCTTAGTGGCCGTAGTCGGCAGCTATTACATTCAAGCGGGTGATACCAGCACCAGCGCATGGCTGTTAGGTAGTGCAATAGGCATGTTTAACGCAGCGATTATGTTAGTCAACAATACTCGCGATATCCAAACAGATACTAAAGCAGGCAAAAACACACTTGCTGTGCGTATCGGTCAAGCCCAAGCTCGTGTGCTATACCAAGCATTAGTGTATTTACCATTCGGGATCATAATTGGTGGTTTCTTAATGGGATACTTACCAGGAATTCCCGTTTTATTAGCTGGACTTTCGTTAGTTTATGCCCGCCAGCTTAGCGGCGAATTTAGCAACACCAGCGGTGAAGCGCTTAACCCCATTCTTGGCAGAACAGCCAAACTGACCATGATATTTAGTTTTTTATTCAGTATCGGCTTAGTGATTAATTAG
- the gndA gene encoding NADP-dependent phosphogluconate dehydrogenase produces MKTQSFRSDIGVIGLGVMGKNLALNIADNGYQVAAFDLDSEKVNGAINQEQAERKADLAPRMLGCNNLTEMLDSLAKPRVIVLSVPAGGPVDGVCNALIEAGIESDDIIVDTGNSLWTDTVEREARFKGKFVFFSSAVSGGEVGARFGPSLMPSGDKDAWQYVAPVWKAMAAKVDPETGLPIERFEPGNPVIEGEPCTTYIGPAGSGHYVKMVHNGIEYADMQLICEAYQLLHDGLGLSAHEVGSIFHTWNQGSLNSYLMEISAEVLQQDDPLTGKPLVEMILDKAGQKGTGLWTAVSSLQIGCPAPTIAEAVYARAVSTQKDLRVNLNSKLAGPAKVALNDAEKAEFIANLEDALYCAKVCCYAQGFQLMAMAAKEQNWSLDFAEIAKIWRAGCIIRATFLQSITKAYQDDAALPNLLMAQTFSDSLSAKHMNWRKTVAASVMQGIPAPCISSAVAYYDSYRSETLPANLLQGQRDFFGAHTFERTDKPAGEKYHLDWSAKERTLSKV; encoded by the coding sequence ATGAAAACCCAATCATTTCGTTCAGACATCGGCGTTATCGGCCTCGGTGTTATGGGCAAAAATCTCGCGTTAAATATTGCTGATAATGGCTATCAGGTAGCGGCTTTCGATCTTGACAGTGAAAAAGTAAATGGTGCGATTAATCAAGAACAAGCCGAAAGAAAAGCTGACTTAGCTCCCCGAATGCTAGGTTGTAATAATCTTACTGAAATGCTTGATTCTTTAGCTAAACCTCGTGTCATTGTGTTATCTGTGCCTGCTGGTGGACCGGTTGATGGTGTGTGTAATGCATTAATCGAAGCTGGTATCGAGTCTGACGATATTATCGTTGATACAGGTAACAGTTTATGGACTGATACCGTTGAACGTGAAGCACGCTTTAAAGGTAAGTTTGTGTTCTTTAGTTCTGCCGTTTCTGGTGGTGAAGTTGGTGCGCGCTTTGGCCCATCGCTTATGCCGAGTGGCGATAAAGATGCTTGGCAATACGTGGCTCCAGTATGGAAAGCAATGGCTGCTAAAGTCGACCCTGAAACTGGCTTGCCTATTGAGCGATTTGAGCCGGGTAACCCAGTGATTGAAGGGGAGCCATGTACGACTTACATTGGACCTGCAGGCTCAGGCCATTACGTTAAAATGGTGCATAACGGTATTGAATATGCTGACATGCAACTCATTTGCGAAGCATATCAGTTACTGCATGATGGCTTAGGTTTATCTGCTCATGAAGTCGGTAGTATTTTCCATACTTGGAACCAAGGTAGTTTAAATAGCTATCTGATGGAAATAAGCGCAGAGGTGTTACAACAAGATGATCCGTTAACGGGTAAACCTCTGGTTGAAATGATCTTGGATAAAGCGGGTCAAAAAGGCACTGGTCTATGGACTGCGGTAAGCAGTTTACAAATTGGCTGTCCTGCGCCAACGATTGCTGAAGCAGTCTATGCACGCGCTGTGAGCACACAAAAAGATTTACGAGTTAATTTAAACTCAAAGCTTGCTGGCCCAGCCAAAGTGGCTTTAAATGATGCTGAAAAAGCGGAGTTTATTGCTAATCTTGAAGATGCATTATATTGCGCCAAAGTGTGTTGTTACGCACAAGGTTTTCAATTAATGGCGATGGCGGCAAAAGAGCAAAATTGGTCTTTAGATTTTGCTGAAATTGCTAAGATTTGGCGTGCAGGTTGTATCATTCGTGCAACTTTCTTACAGTCAATTACCAAAGCTTATCAAGATGATGCAGCGCTTCCAAACTTACTGATGGCTCAAACCTTCAGCGACAGTTTATCAGCTAAGCATATGAATTGGCGCAAGACGGTAGCTGCGTCAGTAATGCAAGGCATTCCAGCACCATGTATTAGCTCTGCTGTGGCTTATTACGATAGCTATCGTAGTGAGACGCTGCCAGCTAACTTACTGCAAGGTCAGCGCGACTTTTTTGGTGCCCATACTTTTGAACGCACTGACAAGCCAGCTGGCGAAAAGTATCATTTAGATTGGAGTGCTAAAGAGCGAACTTTATCTAAAGTATAG
- a CDS encoding OmcA/MtrC family decaheme c-type cytochrome produces the protein MMSKLLIRKYKKWVTPLVLVPMVALTACSGDDGSNGEDGESGDINIAISSATSLKAEIEKVTIDESLNVSFEFYLSNVNGVAVSGLADLESIPTLGAGIAKLGEQQRRVRPLNEADSASVQSTAETDLSPQWTSYINNIVEPGDVADNDLEEGWDKNKGTQWQASIESSCKEGCIEAIGNGLYRYTFSQTLDSYSNIDGINTDYTAENIHRVYLELLPYSDAEINTMLVNTTFDFDPQTGIAAAAEDTRILLAAEQSCYRCHTDDLSADNSLLMHGSKRFDYEGCVMCHTSYSGDPETGVSIGMASLVHKIHKSDYLVIGYKGSVHDYSDLSYPGDMHQCQQCHIEDGAPQADFYQYPGQETCLSCHEKYAPDTWNGTAVGLFHDRDVFPDAWAMSCSGCHPDSNNPLGSTIFHNATVSVTDTLMQQYQFALTNSVVDEAQDTLTATLTFNQLSTNPVADPAIDNLWIVASGNNQQDVMPTDNGQRKVWDIVSGADDITLTRDSSVVTVTITNAGVADFGLEDKGTLFAKVMACGDKSTGLAASCDALDSDTNIVTAEVPADSAIALTANVDVYAELVNNQKCVACHDEQFQQRVNDAHSKISTPGNGATCGACHSPQVATTLTDGSCQSCHTNDMVKYMNATRKHTPGDASIKAFRTINNSLSYRELVHSLHANTRTTVGYQGNEREDMTYPAAANDCRACHDEGQLDMETLSAQDSVVVATPDATMTGEVAEYSPTVATCSACHNNVESWAAHAASYGGVFQQDASSGAIYQPGDESCQTCHGEGKGFGIDVMHGFN, from the coding sequence ATGATGAGCAAATTGTTAATTAGGAAATATAAGAAGTGGGTAACACCACTTGTTTTAGTTCCAATGGTTGCACTTACAGCATGTTCCGGTGATGACGGAAGTAATGGTGAAGATGGCGAATCTGGTGACATTAATATTGCGATTTCTTCAGCGACTTCATTAAAAGCTGAAATTGAAAAAGTTACGATTGATGAATCGTTAAACGTCTCTTTTGAATTCTATTTGAGTAACGTCAATGGTGTTGCTGTCAGTGGGTTAGCTGATTTGGAGTCAATTCCTACTTTGGGTGCGGGTATTGCTAAACTGGGCGAGCAGCAACGACGAGTTAGACCATTAAATGAAGCTGATAGCGCTAGCGTTCAATCTACGGCTGAAACTGATTTGTCACCGCAGTGGACAAGTTATATCAATAATATAGTGGAGCCGGGTGACGTTGCTGATAATGATTTAGAAGAGGGCTGGGATAAAAATAAAGGCACTCAATGGCAAGCCAGTATTGAATCTTCATGTAAAGAAGGTTGTATTGAAGCAATAGGTAATGGTTTGTACCGTTATACGTTTTCACAAACCTTAGACAGTTATTCAAATATTGATGGTATCAATACTGACTACACTGCTGAAAATATTCATCGGGTTTATTTAGAATTATTGCCTTATTCCGATGCCGAAATTAATACTATGTTAGTTAACACCACATTTGATTTTGATCCTCAAACGGGTATTGCTGCGGCAGCAGAAGACACTCGGATATTACTGGCTGCTGAGCAAAGCTGTTATCGCTGTCATACAGATGATTTATCGGCAGACAATAGCTTATTAATGCATGGCAGCAAACGCTTTGATTATGAAGGCTGTGTCATGTGTCATACCAGTTATTCAGGTGATCCTGAAACCGGTGTGAGCATTGGTATGGCGAGTTTAGTACATAAAATACATAAGAGTGATTACTTAGTGATTGGCTATAAAGGTTCAGTCCATGACTATAGTGATTTGTCTTACCCTGGTGACATGCATCAATGTCAGCAATGTCATATTGAAGACGGTGCGCCTCAAGCTGACTTTTACCAATATCCTGGTCAAGAAACCTGTTTAAGTTGTCATGAGAAATATGCACCTGATACCTGGAATGGTACTGCGGTAGGCTTATTCCATGATCGCGATGTGTTTCCTGATGCATGGGCGATGAGCTGTAGTGGTTGTCACCCAGATAGTAATAATCCATTAGGTTCGACCATTTTCCACAATGCTACTGTGAGCGTGACAGACACCTTGATGCAGCAATACCAGTTTGCGTTAACTAACAGTGTTGTAGATGAGGCGCAGGACACGTTAACTGCCACCTTAACCTTTAATCAGTTAAGCACTAATCCAGTTGCTGATCCTGCTATTGATAATCTATGGATTGTCGCTTCAGGTAATAATCAACAAGACGTAATGCCAACTGATAATGGTCAACGTAAAGTGTGGGATATTGTCTCAGGAGCTGACGATATCACACTCACTAGAGATAGTTCTGTTGTGACTGTGACAATTACTAATGCCGGTGTTGCTGATTTTGGCTTAGAGGATAAAGGAACATTATTTGCCAAAGTAATGGCATGTGGCGATAAATCAACGGGGTTAGCTGCTTCATGTGATGCGTTGGATTCAGATACTAACATTGTTACTGCCGAAGTGCCTGCTGACAGCGCAATTGCTTTAACTGCCAATGTAGATGTTTACGCTGAATTGGTGAATAACCAAAAATGTGTGGCTTGTCATGATGAGCAATTCCAGCAACGTGTCAATGATGCGCACAGTAAAATATCGACTCCTGGTAATGGCGCAACCTGTGGTGCATGTCATTCACCGCAAGTAGCAACAACATTGACAGATGGTAGCTGTCAAAGCTGTCATACCAACGACATGGTTAAATACATGAATGCGACGCGTAAGCACACCCCTGGTGATGCTAGCATCAAAGCATTTAGAACCATCAATAACAGCTTAAGCTACCGTGAGTTAGTGCATTCATTACATGCCAATACGCGAACAACTGTGGGTTATCAAGGTAACGAGCGTGAAGATATGACTTATCCTGCTGCGGCGAATGATTGCCGAGCATGTCATGACGAAGGCCAACTTGATATGGAAACGCTATCAGCGCAAGACTCTGTGGTAGTAGCAACCCCTGATGCAACCATGACTGGCGAAGTTGCCGAGTATTCACCAACAGTCGCTACATGCTCAGCTTGTCATAACAATGTTGAAAGTTGGGCTGCCCACGCTGCAAGTTATGGTGGTGTATTCCAGCAAGATGCAAGCTCAGGCGCTATTTACCAACCTGGTGATGAGTCTTGTCAAACCTGTCATGGTGAGGGCAAAGGCTTTGGTATTGATGTGATGCACGGCTTTAACTAA
- a CDS encoding 4Fe-4S dicluster domain-containing protein, giving the protein MITRRALLANGAKVAVGTVYGGTLVGFLTGCGSSDDAETPIVEVIPGGLMVVNPILCVGCRRCEIACSWSHEKSAVSPSTSRIKVAKNLNFGPHGVQPNYQDQRGEQGDSTIVPSTCRQCDVCMTVCPQEAISVNEETGARVVNDDLCVGCGYCADKCPQQVITIDKTTRKSLKCDLCEGSPNCAQVCPTGAIKFYTWEDAIAEVELHEKYLELV; this is encoded by the coding sequence ATGATTACAAGGAGAGCACTACTTGCTAATGGCGCTAAGGTCGCTGTCGGAACCGTTTATGGTGGAACATTAGTCGGTTTTTTAACTGGGTGTGGTAGCAGTGATGACGCAGAAACCCCGATAGTTGAAGTCATACCCGGTGGACTCATGGTCGTCAATCCTATCCTATGTGTAGGCTGCCGACGTTGCGAAATAGCCTGTAGCTGGAGCCACGAAAAATCAGCTGTCAGCCCAAGTACCTCAAGAATTAAAGTTGCCAAAAACCTCAACTTTGGCCCCCATGGCGTGCAGCCAAACTATCAAGACCAGCGTGGTGAGCAAGGTGATAGCACCATTGTGCCATCTACCTGTCGTCAGTGTGATGTCTGCATGACAGTTTGTCCCCAAGAAGCAATATCTGTTAACGAAGAAACCGGTGCAAGAGTTGTTAATGACGACTTATGTGTTGGTTGCGGTTACTGCGCAGATAAATGCCCGCAGCAGGTTATCACCATAGATAAAACCACTCGAAAATCTCTCAAATGCGATCTCTGTGAAGGCAGTCCTAATTGTGCCCAAGTTTGCCCGACTGGGGCAATTAAGTTTTATACCTGGGAAGACGCCATTGCCGAGGTTGAACTTCATGAAAAGTATTTGGAATTAGTTTAA
- a CDS encoding aldehyde ferredoxin oxidoreductase codes for MTTTYGGWAGYILRVNLTTKVITKETTETYHDYIGGMGIGYKVLWDDHVDGIKATDEENQLVISAGPLSGSGAICSARTTITSRNPVIRNHLITDGHFGGHFSPELKFAGYDAIIIEGKSETPVWLKIVDDTVTLEPADSLWGVGIFDTFANISKLMGQQAQVAAIGPSGEHLVAQSTIQTQGGHSAGGHGAVLGSKKLKAIGIIGTGTVDIAESTTNEQLRALDDHILGIIGANNNGVVPNQPQSWAEYSSTGSRWRGGPGVTWGAADNPVDVGETPWDDRQKVGMRTSMAEMYFGRDEANKIFKRPGGCHSCPIRCFCEVKNPKMKTEYNLPTENITNVCLGFLDPWYAMGKPSSGEKRTDIQTVGAYYMDDNGIWSAYGQLSHLMREFTSRGFWEIILPAEEFAAINWAQYADLDAHFMQDFYTRIAYSEDYPGSNILGRCLGRGLHEFINENGELYNVEDILNEVDTPRMAELTFELESDADYDLVGKTYSVFLDKNMKVFNRSMVGGVHHASESAGQVGALLNTVFNRDPQCHSHINLINCGLPHAKIAEVAASLWGEGAFDPVKHYTAMNTSKAKFAKWCLVKNVLHDSLTLCNWMFPLVVSPDANRDYIGDSSIEAQMFSLVTGIETSEAELDAMAESVLQLHRALTVLQMNEIDQRNKHDVLSEWVYDLDHDMSFGDEGTIKMDRDDIQIGLDMFYAEMGWDKETGVPTRATLEKFKLGYVADKLESLALLPA; via the coding sequence ATGACTACTACATATGGTGGCTGGGCCGGTTATATTTTAAGAGTTAATTTAACAACAAAAGTTATTACTAAAGAAACAACAGAAACCTACCATGATTATATTGGCGGCATGGGAATAGGTTATAAAGTTTTATGGGATGACCATGTCGACGGAATTAAAGCCACTGATGAAGAAAACCAATTGGTTATTTCAGCGGGACCATTAAGTGGCTCTGGCGCAATTTGTTCTGCAAGAACCACAATTACTTCTCGTAACCCTGTTATTCGAAATCACTTAATCACTGATGGCCACTTTGGCGGTCATTTTTCACCAGAACTTAAATTTGCTGGTTACGATGCAATTATTATCGAAGGTAAATCTGAAACCCCTGTCTGGCTAAAAATTGTTGATGACACTGTCACCCTAGAACCCGCTGACTCTTTATGGGGAGTAGGCATATTCGATACCTTTGCCAACATCAGTAAATTAATGGGACAACAAGCTCAAGTTGCAGCGATTGGACCAAGTGGTGAACACCTTGTAGCTCAATCAACTATTCAAACTCAAGGTGGCCACTCAGCAGGCGGTCATGGCGCGGTTTTGGGCTCTAAAAAGCTAAAAGCCATTGGCATTATTGGGACCGGTACAGTAGACATTGCAGAATCGACAACCAATGAGCAATTACGTGCATTAGACGATCATATTCTTGGGATTATTGGTGCTAACAATAATGGCGTAGTACCAAACCAACCGCAATCTTGGGCTGAATACAGTTCTACAGGCAGTCGCTGGCGCGGTGGACCTGGCGTAACATGGGGAGCTGCAGATAACCCAGTCGATGTGGGTGAAACACCATGGGATGACCGTCAGAAAGTGGGCATGCGTACATCAATGGCCGAAATGTATTTTGGCCGTGATGAAGCCAATAAAATCTTTAAACGTCCAGGTGGCTGCCACTCGTGCCCTATTCGCTGTTTTTGCGAAGTTAAAAACCCAAAAATGAAAACCGAATACAATCTGCCAACTGAAAACATTACTAATGTATGTTTAGGTTTTCTCGATCCTTGGTACGCCATGGGTAAACCAAGCAGTGGTGAAAAACGAACCGACATTCAAACCGTTGGTGCCTATTATATGGATGATAATGGTATTTGGAGTGCTTACGGCCAACTATCCCATTTAATGCGCGAATTTACCTCTCGTGGTTTTTGGGAAATCATTCTACCTGCAGAAGAATTTGCAGCGATTAACTGGGCACAATACGCCGATCTCGATGCCCATTTTATGCAAGATTTCTATACTCGTATTGCCTACAGTGAAGACTATCCTGGCTCAAATATTCTAGGGCGCTGCCTAGGTCGAGGCCTACATGAATTCATTAATGAAAATGGTGAACTGTACAACGTTGAAGATATTCTTAATGAGGTCGACACCCCTCGTATGGCTGAACTCACTTTTGAGCTTGAGTCTGACGCTGATTACGACCTAGTGGGTAAAACCTACAGTGTATTTCTCGATAAAAACATGAAAGTGTTTAACCGTTCAATGGTCGGTGGCGTTCACCATGCCAGTGAATCTGCAGGTCAAGTGGGAGCGCTGCTGAACACGGTATTTAACCGCGATCCGCAATGTCACTCGCACATCAATTTAATTAACTGTGGCCTCCCCCATGCCAAAATCGCCGAAGTGGCCGCATCACTTTGGGGCGAAGGCGCATTTGACCCGGTTAAACACTACACAGCAATGAACACCTCAAAAGCTAAATTTGCTAAATGGTGCCTCGTGAAAAATGTATTACATGATTCACTCACTCTGTGTAACTGGATGTTCCCGCTTGTGGTGTCACCAGATGCGAATCGAGACTATATTGGTGACAGCTCAATCGAAGCGCAAATGTTCAGTCTCGTCACAGGCATTGAAACATCAGAAGCCGAACTGGACGCCATGGCAGAAAGTGTCTTGCAATTGCACCGCGCACTTACCGTGTTGCAAATGAATGAAATCGATCAGCGTAATAAACATGATGTCTTGTCTGAATGGGTTTACGACTTAGACCATGATATGAGCTTCGGTGACGAAGGTACGATTAAGATGGACAGAGACGATATTCAAATTGGCTTGGATATGTTTTATGCCGAAATGGGATGGGATAAAGAAACTGGTGTTCCTACTCGCGCCACACTTGAAAAGTTCAAGCTAGGCTATGTAGCAGATAAGCTTGAAAGCTTAGCATTGCTTCCAGCATAA
- a CDS encoding LysR family transcriptional regulator: MIPTTTQERLLNLDYMTLLVFLRLYEFQSGKLTAESFNVPQSKISRCLSRLREAFDDPLFIKKVSGLEITDKSQRLYPILKRIEINHIDLAQEIDKSIESLNNDITIHAPSGFTNGVLRKLYNCQCDNICGNTCVKSAVLQDNGPNDEEMLLNNQCDMVITCNPSIHVGIQSQKICEVTDTFVVAKHDHPIWDEIYKPILDRVLNYPVILTEVLHFNSELEATPLKQFADGRDRELKVAAKTNNLNEIYDFLTGTDAITLVVSQGAVDYLTNDDSLRAQIVPQTERVELMRNKPNMTLYMQTRKTERKLSNCVKNKIADLICSGANGCIKACQLER; this comes from the coding sequence ATGATCCCTACAACAACACAGGAAAGGCTACTCAATCTCGACTACATGACCTTATTAGTGTTCTTAAGGTTGTACGAGTTTCAAAGTGGTAAATTAACAGCAGAATCATTTAACGTCCCCCAATCAAAAATCAGTCGCTGTTTATCCCGACTCAGAGAGGCATTCGACGACCCTCTGTTTATCAAAAAAGTATCAGGACTCGAAATTACCGATAAATCTCAGCGTTTATACCCAATACTAAAAAGAATCGAAATTAATCATATCGATCTTGCCCAAGAAATTGATAAAAGCATTGAAAGCTTGAATAACGATATCACTATTCATGCACCTTCAGGCTTCACAAATGGCGTATTAAGAAAACTATACAACTGCCAGTGTGACAACATCTGCGGTAATACCTGCGTCAAATCTGCAGTGCTGCAAGACAATGGTCCAAACGATGAAGAAATGCTGCTCAATAATCAGTGTGATATGGTCATTACTTGTAACCCATCAATACACGTTGGCATTCAGAGCCAGAAAATATGCGAAGTCACAGACACCTTTGTGGTAGCAAAACATGATCACCCAATCTGGGATGAAATCTATAAACCCATTCTAGATAGAGTACTGAACTACCCTGTGATCCTCACTGAGGTTTTACACTTTAACAGCGAGCTTGAAGCTACACCGTTAAAACAATTTGCCGATGGCAGAGATCGCGAACTAAAAGTGGCGGCTAAAACCAATAATCTCAATGAAATTTACGACTTTCTCACTGGCACTGACGCCATAACATTAGTGGTTTCTCAAGGTGCGGTAGATTACTTAACGAATGATGACTCACTGCGAGCGCAAATCGTCCCACAAACAGAGCGTGTAGAGTTAATGCGCAATAAGCCAAATATGACGCTGTATATGCAAACCCGTAAAACCGAACGTAAATTATCAAACTGCGTTAAAAATAAAATTGCAGATCTCATTTGCTCAGGCGCTAATGGTTGTATCAAAGCCTGCCAATTAGAACGTTAG
- a CDS encoding SDR family oxidoreductase, translating to MFRQNIIITGASSGLGQGMALEFAKQGANLGLCARRTDRLEELKSQINQTYPNVTVWILALDVNDHPQVFDVFEQFNSLMGTIDRVVVNAGMGKGGSIGTGLFEANKQTAQTNFVAALAQCEAAMKIFRQQNTGHLVTVSSISALRGFRRAMTVYAATKAGLTSLTEGIRLDVMNTPIAVTCVHPGYIKTEINDHADGAPFMVDAETGCRAMVKAINKEPANCYVPSYPWAFIQLILRILPDKLLRKMS from the coding sequence ATGTTCAGACAAAACATTATCATTACAGGTGCCAGCTCAGGGCTTGGACAAGGCATGGCACTTGAATTTGCTAAGCAAGGTGCCAACTTAGGTTTATGTGCAAGACGTACCGATCGTTTAGAAGAATTAAAATCACAAATTAACCAAACCTACCCCAATGTGACAGTGTGGATATTGGCATTAGATGTCAACGACCACCCACAAGTCTTTGATGTATTCGAGCAGTTCAATTCTCTGATGGGCACTATTGACCGAGTTGTGGTTAACGCAGGCATGGGCAAAGGCGGTTCAATTGGTACTGGGTTATTTGAAGCTAACAAACAAACTGCCCAAACCAATTTTGTTGCGGCATTAGCGCAATGTGAAGCCGCAATGAAAATATTCAGACAACAAAATACTGGTCATTTAGTGACAGTTTCATCCATTAGTGCTCTACGAGGTTTTAGACGTGCAATGACCGTTTATGCCGCTACAAAAGCGGGGTTAACGTCACTCACTGAAGGGATCCGATTAGATGTAATGAACACCCCAATCGCAGTAACTTGTGTCCATCCAGGTTATATTAAAACTGAAATAAACGATCACGCAGATGGCGCACCATTTATGGTGGATGCTGAAACAGGTTGCCGCGCTATGGTCAAAGCCATTAACAAAGAACCCGCTAATTGCTACGTTCCTAGTTACCCATGGGCATTTATCCAACTTATCCTGCGAATATTACCTGATAAGCTTTTACGAAAGATGAGCTAA